Within Paenibacillus sabinae T27, the genomic segment CATTACTCGTTTATTTCGAAAGATTCTTTACAACCTGCTGAGAAGTTGGATATACTTAAAGAAAGCGCATTATCTGTCAATGACAATCTTCATACTCCTGCATTCCCAGCGAACGGCCATTTTGGCGAGGAGGTCAAACTATGGATACCAATGTGCGGACGCCTGATCCCCGGGAGCATGTAAACGAAGAGCCCCGGAATGACCTGGGCGATTTAGTGACCGGTTTTTTGGGAATGACCACATTTATGTTCGTTGTCTTTTTCGGCATGGTTATCATCAAGTTCCTGATGTCGGAGTGAACAAACGGCAGGTCCGATCACCGGACCTGCCGTTATTATTTGTTGCGCATCCCGTAGGGACAGCGGCTGCACGCTCTCTTGATGCGCAATCCGCCCTTCACGCGCTAACGTAGAGCGCATCCCGCAGGGACAGCGGACCACGCTCGCTTGATGCGCAATCCGCCGCCCCCTCGCATGAAAGGTCCTTCGGCCTCCGCCCGTCAGGGCGGAGGCCGAATAGGGACCGCTCCATGCTCCACAGCAACTCCGTACCAGAAGCGTCGCTCCTTCGTAAATTTTCGGGTGCCCTTGGGGTCCTCCCCATTGGGGAGGATTTAGGAGGGGAATCCCTTGGATTTAGGAGGGGCATCCCTTAGGAGGAGCGCCCTCCCCGCTGATTCTCCCCAACCAGCTGCACCACATCCACATAAGGCGAAATGCGGTTCATCAGGCGCTGCCCCTTGTAAACCTCCTCGCCGTCTTTGCTGGTGAAGCTGAGATGCTTCTCCAGTCCATCCAGCGGATAGTTCGACGTATAGAATGTCGGCTTGCGGTTCATCCGGTAGTTCAGAATCGGCCCCAGCACATGATCCCGCGCCCAGGGGTTCAGATTCTCCGCTCCGATATCGTCAAAGATCAGCAGATCGCAGTTCTTCATCGTATCGACGGTTTCTTTGAGCTTTTGCCCGTCCGTCATGATCGACTTCAGCTCCTCAACGAAATCGGGCATGTACACAATAACGCCGCTGAATCCGGCGATCGCCAGCTCATGCAGCAGGTAGCACATCAGAAACGTCTTGCCGGTGCCGAAGGAACCGTACAGGTACAATCCGCGTTCGGACAGCCCCGTCTCTTTGGTGTTCTCGATGTACTGGAACAGTTGGCCCACCGCCGGAGCCCGTCGCGGGTCCTTGCCCATAATTTCAATCTCGTCATAGCCTTCGTTCAGCACACGCTCGTCGACATAGAAGCTGCGAATCCGTCTGCGGATGCGATCCTGGTTATCTTTGGCAACTTGCAGCTC encodes:
- the dnaI gene encoding primosomal protein DnaI; this translates as MESMGEVLRSMNNPALRLRSRDLEHELLNHPLVLRLRSEHPELEESRLRLHLSRLYQYVEEARNCANCPGLERCPNDFQGHYSKLTVESVGGLPDLYERKTACELQVAKDNQDRIRRRIRSFYVDERVLNEGYDEIEIMGKDPRRAPAVGQLFQYIENTKETGLSERGLYLYGSFGTGKTFLMCYLLHELAIAGFSGVIVYMPDFVEELKSIMTDGQKLKETVDTMKNCDLLIFDDIGAENLNPWARDHVLGPILNYRMNRKPTFYTSNYPLDGLEKHLSFTSKDGEEVYKGQRLMNRISPYVDVVQLVGENQRGGRSS
- a CDS encoding YqzM family protein gives rise to the protein MDTNVRTPDPREHVNEEPRNDLGDLVTGFLGMTTFMFVVFFGMVIIKFLMSE